The Malus domestica chromosome 13, GDT2T_hap1 genome includes a window with the following:
- the LOC139190739 gene encoding putative ABC transporter C family member 15, with protein sequence MAFFYSTPSSRILNKSSTDQSTVDMDIPFRLAGLVFALIQLIGSVILMSVVAWQVILLFLVIFALSAWYMVYCISTARELSRMVAIQKAPILHQFSESITGAATIRCFNQEQDRFMKKVRSVIDDFSGVAFHNYATTKWLSVRMNFLFNLAFFIVLIILGTLPASAIYPSLARLAASYCFNLMVLQAWLSGIYAMLKTQ encoded by the exons TCTTCGACTGATCAAAGCACAGTGGACATGGATATTCCATTCAGATTGGCTGGATTAGTATTTGCACTCATCCAGCTAATAGGTTCCGTCATCCTTATGTCTGTAGTTGCCTGGCAAGTCATCCTCCTTTTCCTTGTCATCTTTGCACTCTCCGCGTGGTACATG GTGTATTGCATTAGCACTGCCAGAGAATTATCCAGGATGGTTGCAATTCAAAAGGCTCCAATACTGCATCAATTTTCTGAATCAATCACGGGGGCTGCAACTATTCGTTGTTTCAATCAAGAACAAGATCGCTTCATGAAGAAAGTAAGAAGCgtgattgatgatttttcagGAGTAGCCTTTCACAATTATGCAACCACGAAATGGCTTTCTGTGCGAATGAACTTTCTCTTCAACTTAGCCTTCTTCATAGTCCTCATCATCTTGGGGACCTTGCCTGCATCCGCCATTTATCCCA GTTTGGCAAGATTGgctgcatcttattgctttaacCTCATGGTCCTTCAGGCTTGGTTATCTGGAATCTATGCAATGTTGAAAACTCAATGA